Proteins co-encoded in one Coraliomargarita parva genomic window:
- the kdsB gene encoding 3-deoxy-manno-octulosonate cytidylyltransferase, which translates to MKLRKMIGIIPCRYQSTRFPGKPLADIGDKPMMWHVYQQAQQASELEDVYIATDDFRIEATCKQLDIKVLMTGKAHQTGTDRVAECARILDAEAVVNIQGDEPFIDPESINKVARALKQADSTVFATNGYSRIEDPAAVASPNVVKVVLSVTGLALAYSRAPIPYPLRKEPVYLRQLGLYAFRRDALEAFTSRAQGPLEQVESVEMLRFVEYGNAVQMVEVTESGIAVDTPEDLRLANQYYEDQGKAD; encoded by the coding sequence GTGAAACTCCGCAAGATGATCGGAATCATTCCCTGCCGTTACCAATCCACGCGTTTTCCCGGAAAGCCTTTGGCAGACATTGGTGACAAGCCGATGATGTGGCATGTCTACCAACAAGCGCAGCAAGCCAGCGAATTGGAGGACGTTTATATCGCAACCGATGACTTCCGCATCGAAGCCACATGCAAACAACTGGACATCAAGGTCTTGATGACCGGCAAAGCACATCAGACCGGCACAGACCGCGTGGCCGAATGTGCACGTATTCTAGATGCTGAGGCAGTCGTGAACATACAAGGCGACGAACCGTTCATCGACCCGGAGTCGATTAACAAGGTCGCACGTGCGCTCAAGCAAGCCGACTCAACGGTCTTCGCAACAAACGGCTATAGCCGAATTGAAGATCCGGCCGCGGTCGCGAGCCCGAATGTCGTGAAAGTCGTGTTATCAGTGACCGGCTTGGCACTTGCCTATTCCCGTGCGCCGATCCCCTACCCTTTACGGAAAGAACCCGTCTACCTTCGCCAACTAGGACTGTACGCATTCCGTCGCGATGCACTGGAAGCCTTTACATCCCGAGCACAAGGCCCCCTGGAGCAAGTGGAGTCCGTGGAAATGCTTCGTTTCGTGGAATACGGCAACGCGGTGCAAATGGTCGAAGTGACCGAAAGCGGGATCGCTGTCGATACTCCGGAAGACCTCCGACTGGCCAATCAATACTACGAAGACCAGGGCAAAGCAGACTAG
- a CDS encoding HAD family hydrolase: protein MTKKLVLFDMDGVLLDSKANMEVAWETVQQATGVTVPFADYFRNIGRPFGDILKIIGVEGDYKEIERIYRVASLEAMNRARLFPGVNRMLQALHSQGCKLGLVTSKDGTRTQVVLSRLQVDFITVQTPDKRYRGKPAPDYLLLAMAESQEDPADTIYIGDMDTDYEAAQRAGIDYLHADWGYCVNPEGNTRVAHQVSEIPDKINDIAKARN, encoded by the coding sequence ATGACTAAAAAGCTCGTCCTCTTTGACATGGATGGCGTGTTGTTGGACTCGAAAGCGAACATGGAGGTAGCTTGGGAGACGGTTCAGCAAGCGACCGGCGTAACTGTTCCCTTCGCGGACTACTTTCGCAATATCGGGCGGCCGTTTGGGGATATCCTGAAGATTATCGGCGTGGAAGGTGACTACAAGGAGATCGAGCGCATCTATCGGGTCGCCTCGCTGGAGGCGATGAACCGTGCACGCCTCTTCCCGGGAGTGAACCGGATGCTGCAGGCCTTGCACAGCCAAGGATGCAAGCTGGGACTGGTTACTTCGAAGGACGGGACGCGTACGCAAGTCGTCCTAAGCCGACTTCAGGTCGACTTCATCACAGTGCAGACCCCTGATAAACGCTACCGAGGCAAACCGGCCCCTGACTATTTGCTTCTGGCGATGGCGGAGAGCCAGGAAGACCCGGCGGACACCATCTACATCGGCGACATGGACACCGATTACGAAGCCGCACAAAGGGCGGGTATCGATTACCTGCATGCCGATTGGGGCTACTGCGTCAACCCGGAAGGCAATACGCGCGTGGCCCATCAAGTTTCGGAAATACCTGATAAGATAAACGACATTGCCAAGGCTCGAAATTAG
- a CDS encoding transposase, whose amino-acid sequence MRRLKVSGSDAVYHCMTRTVNGEALFGDSEKEVLRKMLHQVSDFCGVQVLTYCIMGNHFHVLLRVPDRQSVGDAELMRRYRVLYP is encoded by the coding sequence ATGCGTCGATTGAAGGTGAGTGGAAGTGATGCGGTGTATCACTGTATGACGCGCACGGTGAACGGGGAGGCCTTGTTCGGTGACAGTGAGAAGGAGGTGCTTCGTAAGATGCTGCACCAGGTGTCGGACTTTTGCGGGGTACAGGTGCTGACTTACTGCATCATGGGCAATCACTTCCATGTGCTGCTGCGAGTGCCGGACCGGCAGTCGGTGGGGGATGCGGAGCTGATGCGGCGCTACCGTGTGCTGTACCCGC